One part of the Sander vitreus isolate 19-12246 chromosome 10, sanVit1, whole genome shotgun sequence genome encodes these proteins:
- the nudt22 gene encoding uridine diphosphate glucose pyrophosphatase NUDT22 isoform X1, whose amino-acid sequence MMDPEVSVLLHCAAWRGLLESQVQVELSERFNRQTDPALERQIEEAWTERVSKESWLFNGMKFRLHSFCLASSCSVSPKHQSCTHPPLIPFLDLGEEPEGELQDSRQRVEESLCVTDSLQDAVQSNLDKRNRPGNQKENVDSVRALSQASSKYSESKSITAERPSKNTEDQGTGHLLTLRLGLTCYKDYLGTNWSCRVAELRQRGEVEFGDPLALLAQPLGVGAVLCTDDGQVVLIRRSQRVAEAGGLLDIPGGHPEPKVVCERLGQAVCEQQISVDMMSQRPVVSELFSSVCAEIRDEVNIPLSSLGEPVLMGVALNHTSAGRPSAEFYVSCSLTTDEVRKLYWKGGAEAHESTDIVFFSRTEVLQLDRSSPLWSELCPSAKGAMLLYQTVKPDSERDQSR is encoded by the exons ATGATGGACCCGGAGGTGTCTGTGCTGCTGCACTGTGCAGCCTGGAGGGGCCTGCTGGAGTCTCAAGTACAAGTGGAGCTTTCTGAAAG ATTCAACAGGCAGACTGATCCGGCTCTAGAGCGTCAAATAGAGGAGGCGTGGACAGAGCGAGTATCCAAAGAGTCGTGGCTTTTCAACGGGATGAAATTCAGACTGCACTCTTTCTGCTTGGCCTCATCATGTTCTGTTTCTCCTAAACACCAATCCTGCACTCATCCACCCCTCATCCCCTTCTTAGACCTTGGAGAGGAACCGGAAGGGGAATTACAAGACAGCAGACAAAGGGTAGAGGAGAGTTTGTGTGTCACTGATTCTCTGCAGGATGCTGTTCAGAGCAATTTGGACAAAAGAAACAGACCTGGGAATCAGAAAGAAAATGTAGATAGTGTCCGTGCATTGTCACAAGCTTCCTCTAAATACAGTGAGTCTAAGAGCATTACAGCTGAACGTCCTTCCAAAAATACAGAGGATCAAGGGACCGGCCACCTCCTCACTCTGAGACTAGGCCTTACATGCTACAAAGATTACCTGGGAACAAACTGGTCGTGTAGAGTGGCAGAGCTACGTCAGCGTGGAGAGGTGGAGTTCGGTGATCCTCTGGCACTGCTGGCTCAGCCTCTGGGTGTGGGTGCAGTCCTATGTACAGACGACGGTCAGGTAGTGTTGATCAGGAGGAGCCAGAGAGTGGCAGAGGCAGGAGGGCTCCTGGACATCCCCGGAGGTCACCCAGAGCCAAAG GTGGTGTGTGAGCGCCTGGGCCAGGCAGTGTGTGAGCAGCAGATCAGTGTGGACATGATGTCGCAGAGGCCCGTCGTCTCAGAGCTGTTCTCGTCTGTGTGCGCTGAAATCAGAGATgag GTGAATATTCCTCTGAGCTCCCTCGGAGAGCCGGTCCTGATGGGTGTCGCTCTGAATCACACCAGCGCCGGCAGACCAAGTGCTGAGTTCTATGTCAG TTGCTCGTTGACAACTGATGAAGTCAGAAAATTGTACTGGAAAGGAGGAGCAGAAGCCCATGAGTCCACAGATATTGTCTTCTTCAGCAGGACG GAGGTATTGCAGCTGGACAGAAGCAGCCCTCTGTGGTCGGAGCTGTGTCCTTCAGCTAAAGGAGCCATGCTGCTTTATCAGACCGTGAAGCCTGACAGCGAGCGAGACCAGAGCAGATGA
- the nudt22 gene encoding uridine diphosphate glucose pyrophosphatase NUDT22 isoform X2 — MASSACDLQHSLNRFAAECEAAGMRISTSKSEAMVLSRKPMECLLQVGNESLPQVKDFKYLGVLFASEGTMKREIGRRIGTAGAVLHSIYRTVVTKRELSQKAKLSIYRSVFVPTLTYGHEGWVMPERTRSRVQAAEMGFLRRVAGVSLRDRVRSSVIREELGVEPLLLRVERSQLRWFEHLVRMPPGCLPREVFQACPAGRRPRGRPRTRWRDYISNLAWERLGIPQSELVNVAREREVWSPLLELLPPRPDPGCSLTTDEVRKLYWKGGAEAHESTDIVFFSRTEVLQLDRSSPLWSELCPSAKGAMLLYQTVKPDSERDQSR, encoded by the exons atggcatcatcggcctgcgaccttcagcactcactgaatcggtttgcagccgagtgtgaagcggctgggatgaggatcagcacctctaaatcggaggccatggttctcagcaggaaaccgatggagtgccttctccaggtagggaatgagtccttaccccaagtgaaggacttcaagtaccttggggtcttgttcgcgagtgaggggacaatgaagcgggagattggtcggagaatcggcacagcgggtgcggtattacattcaatttatcgcaccgttgtgacgaaaagagagctgagccagaaggcaaagctctcaatctaccggtcagtttttgttcctaccctcacctatggtcatgaaggctgggtcatgcccgaaagaacaagatccagggtacaagcggccgaaatgggtttcctcaggagggtggctggtgtctcccttagagatagggtgagaagctcagttatccgtgaggagctcggagtagagccactgctccttcgcgtcgaaaggagccagttgaggtggttcgagcatctggtaaggatgccccctgggtgcctccctagggaggtgttccaggcatgtccagctgggaggaggccccggggaagacccaggactaggtggagggattatatctctaacctggcctgggaacgtctcgggatcccccagtcggagctggttaatgtggctcgggaaagggaagtttggagtcccctgctggagctgctacccccgcgacccgaccccgg TTGCTCGTTGACAACTGATGAAGTCAGAAAATTGTACTGGAAAGGAGGAGCAGAAGCCCATGAGTCCACAGATATTGTCTTCTTCAGCAGGACG GAGGTATTGCAGCTGGACAGAAGCAGCCCTCTGTGGTCGGAGCTGTGTCCTTCAGCTAAAGGAGCCATGCTGCTTTATCAGACCGTGAAGCCTGACAGCGAGCGAGACCAGAGCAGATGA